The following coding sequences are from one Myxococcales bacterium window:
- a CDS encoding HupE/UreJ family protein, producing MRIHDRTGLAPGARGGSRRVRAAVAALGLWVLLLGVRPVQAHSRTSSFSTIDIASTDVRWRLRVRAVDLLAPLGLPEAGGQREIAQRLAPLLPDARTYVRARVFVSSGPKRCPMVSADAPRLAPAETEAATEVILGFVFRCPDPGPLTLRQTLFFDLDPLHTGFAQVNLAGASSLAEVFRADHQELRVAQSGPARRLPGQVFRFWILGVEHIFTGYDHLAFLGGLLLVTALAARSRGASPAVVMPLRSALLATAKIVTAFTLAHSLTLVVAALWPPLVPTRFVEPIIALSVAIVGLENLLPRLPRHRAVLAFAFGLIHGFGFASVLQEVGLPREGFLAALVAFNVGVESGQLVVVAVVLPALVTLAHRRPRLYERGLLPLGSAALVVAGLWWLMQRL from the coding sequence ATGAGGATTCACGACCGAACCGGGTTGGCGCCGGGGGCGCGAGGTGGTTCACGCCGCGTTCGCGCGGCGGTGGCAGCGCTGGGCCTTTGGGTATTGCTGCTGGGCGTGCGCCCGGTGCAGGCGCATAGCCGCACCTCCAGCTTTTCGACCATCGACATCGCTTCAACCGACGTCCGCTGGCGGCTGCGCGTCCGCGCCGTGGACCTGCTCGCCCCGCTGGGCCTTCCCGAGGCGGGGGGGCAACGGGAGATCGCGCAACGTCTCGCCCCCCTCCTCCCGGACGCCCGCACGTACGTCCGCGCGCGGGTGTTCGTGTCTTCCGGGCCGAAGCGTTGTCCGATGGTGTCGGCAGACGCCCCACGGCTTGCGCCCGCGGAGACAGAGGCGGCAACGGAGGTCATCTTGGGCTTCGTTTTCCGCTGTCCCGATCCAGGGCCGCTCACGCTAAGGCAGACGCTGTTTTTCGACCTGGACCCGCTCCACACGGGCTTCGCTCAGGTGAACCTCGCGGGCGCATCCTCCCTGGCCGAGGTGTTTCGCGCCGATCACCAGGAGCTGCGGGTGGCGCAAAGTGGGCCGGCGCGCCGTCTACCTGGGCAGGTCTTTCGCTTCTGGATCTTGGGGGTCGAGCACATCTTCACGGGCTACGACCACCTGGCTTTTTTGGGGGGCCTGCTGCTGGTGACGGCGCTGGCGGCGCGCAGCCGGGGGGCCAGCCCCGCGGTGGTGATGCCCCTGCGGAGCGCTTTGCTCGCGACGGCGAAGATCGTCACCGCGTTTACCCTGGCGCATTCGCTCACGCTGGTCGTGGCCGCGCTGTGGCCCCCGCTCGTACCCACCCGCTTCGTGGAGCCGATCATTGCGCTATCCGTCGCGATCGTGGGGCTCGAGAACCTGCTGCCGCGGCTGCCCCGGCACCGGGCGGTGTTGGCCTTCGCCTTTGGGCTCATCCACGGCTTTGGCTTTGCGTCCGTGCTGCAGGAGGTCGGCCTGCCGCGAGAGGGTTTCCTGGCCGCCCTCGTTGCGTTCAACGTGGGGGTGGAAAGTGGGCAGCTGGTGGTGGTGGCGGTGGTGCTCCCGGCCCTTGTGACCTTGGCTCATCGCCGGCCCCGGCTTTACGAGCGTGGCCTGTTGCCGCTCGGCTCGGCGGCGCTGGTGGTGGCGGGGCTTTGGTGGCTGATGCAGCGGCTTTGA
- the trkA gene encoding Trk system potassium transporter TrkA: MYIVIVGAGEVGQYLARIFVEEQHDVAIVEQDEKLARELESSLDALVVHGSGVNFRTLEKARVKRADLVLAVTQVDEVNLVACMTAAKMSRARTVARVREVGYLGGDRSLTARELGIGLVVGPERAVAEQVVEFLNFDGAGQFWDLFGKNLRLIELPLAEDSPFIHESLAQLSEVMPSPSLVAAVAGRGGLRIPRGDDRIKQGERAYVLTVPRNVEEFLILSGKPWHHVRHVLIIGCGNIGFYLAQELERRNLFPTIIELDRERADFVSRNLAKSIVLQGDGTDPDLLREQLEERADAVVVLIEDNEKALVAGLMARHLGAKKIIVRCDKRAYEPLGRDMGIDALISPRRAVADAILQFVHRGKVQRSHMLGDHDGEIMDFKIPEHPRNKEIVDKPLRELDFPQGAILGAVCRGDQVLIADGNTKLQPGDEVLVVAVRDAIGAVEKLLG, from the coding sequence TTGTATATCGTCATCGTGGGCGCAGGCGAGGTGGGCCAGTACCTGGCGCGCATCTTCGTTGAAGAGCAGCACGACGTGGCCATCGTCGAGCAAGACGAAAAGCTCGCGCGCGAACTGGAGTCGTCGCTCGACGCGCTCGTGGTCCACGGCAGCGGGGTGAACTTCCGCACCCTGGAGAAGGCGCGTGTAAAAAGGGCTGATCTGGTCTTGGCGGTGACCCAGGTCGACGAGGTCAACTTGGTGGCTTGCATGACGGCTGCCAAGATGAGCCGGGCGCGCACGGTGGCCCGGGTGCGTGAAGTGGGCTACCTGGGCGGAGACCGCTCCCTCACCGCCCGCGAGCTGGGCATAGGGTTGGTCGTGGGGCCCGAGCGGGCCGTGGCGGAGCAGGTCGTGGAGTTTCTCAACTTCGACGGCGCGGGGCAGTTCTGGGATCTGTTTGGAAAAAACCTGCGGCTCATCGAGCTGCCGCTCGCCGAAGACTCGCCGTTCATCCACGAGAGCCTCGCCCAGCTTTCGGAGGTGATGCCCTCGCCCTCGCTGGTCGCTGCCGTGGCGGGCCGCGGCGGGCTCCGCATTCCGCGGGGCGACGATCGCATCAAGCAAGGCGAACGCGCGTATGTGCTCACGGTGCCTCGCAACGTCGAAGAGTTCCTGATCCTATCGGGCAAGCCGTGGCACCACGTGCGCCACGTGCTCATCATCGGGTGCGGCAACATCGGGTTTTATCTCGCGCAGGAACTCGAGCGCCGCAACCTCTTCCCCACGATCATCGAGCTCGATCGCGAGCGGGCGGACTTCGTCAGCCGCAACCTCGCCAAATCAATCGTGTTACAGGGCGACGGCACCGATCCCGATCTGCTTCGCGAGCAGCTGGAAGAGCGCGCCGATGCCGTGGTGGTGTTGATCGAGGACAACGAAAAAGCCCTGGTGGCGGGGCTGATGGCGCGGCATCTTGGCGCCAAGAAGATCATCGTTCGCTGCGACAAACGCGCGTATGAACCGTTGGGGCGCGACATGGGCATCGACGCGCTCATCAGCCCGCGTCGGGCGGTGGCCGATGCGATCTTGCAGTTCGTGCACAGGGGCAAGGTACAGCGCTCGCACATGCTGGGCGATCACGACGGGGAGATCATGGACTTCAAGATTCCAGAACACCCACGCAACAAGGAGATCGTCGATAAGCCCCTTCGCGAGCTGGACTTCCCGCAGGGGGCCATTCTGGGCGCCGTATGCCGCGGCGACCAGGTGCTGATCGCCGATGGCAACACGAAGCTTCAGCCCGGCGACGAGGTCCTGGTGGTGGCGGTGAGGGATGCGATCGGGGCGGTCGAAAAGCTCCTTGGCTGA
- a CDS encoding cytochrome b N-terminal domain-containing protein, with protein MIQLPPPSRLEQAKAWIDDRTGLITAFHRAMNEPIPGGASLWRTLGMATAFFVGVEFLTGLLLAFYYAPSAASAWASTAFIQDELTMGWFVRGVHSFGSIALIVLAGLHLLQVVLFGAYKRPREVNWLVGLALMLLLLGFALSGYGLPWDQAGYWAKLVETSILSTTPVVGPLLERLVQGGSQYGNYTVLHFYAAHVFVLPALLMGLMGLHVYLARRHRPTPAFWMDPHTIVARTEPYFPGQALRDLLLFAAALAVVIGFVVVKGGAALEPPADAASNYMARPEWYALPLYQLRMYFEGPLEIVATMVIPGIVGALVFGLPFLDRSPHLSPAKRPVVMGAVMFGLFATSVLTTLSLRKDAADESFQRHRAEVEAEGLRARRLAARGVLPSGGIDVFKNDPQYAVLTLYKEKCGSCHGLTGQGGDEGPDFADYNSRAWINAFLKDPQGPLFMGPAKKGDKGMKPVEGTEEELALLTELVYAETGAPDVKADVVAKAKEAELFSEKDCDSCHYIEEDDKELGNSGPNLFQRGTVEYVARLIEAPDHELMYGEKSDMPGFAGKLSGEQIRDLAAFIVGLRKTSGVPAAAP; from the coding sequence GTGATCCAGCTACCTCCTCCCTCGCGGCTCGAGCAGGCCAAGGCCTGGATCGACGACCGCACGGGTCTCATCACGGCCTTCCACCGCGCGATGAACGAGCCGATCCCCGGCGGCGCCAGCCTTTGGCGAACGTTGGGCATGGCCACGGCGTTCTTCGTGGGTGTGGAGTTCCTCACCGGCTTGCTGTTGGCGTTCTACTACGCACCTTCAGCCGCCAGCGCCTGGGCTTCCACAGCCTTCATCCAGGACGAGCTCACCATGGGCTGGTTCGTGCGCGGTGTGCACAGCTTTGGCTCGATCGCGCTCATCGTGCTTGCGGGGCTTCACCTCTTGCAGGTCGTTTTGTTCGGCGCCTACAAGCGGCCGCGCGAAGTGAACTGGCTCGTGGGCCTTGCGCTCATGCTCTTGCTGCTTGGCTTTGCGCTTTCGGGCTATGGCTTGCCCTGGGATCAAGCGGGCTACTGGGCCAAGCTGGTGGAGACCAGCATCCTCAGCACCACACCGGTGGTGGGACCTTTGCTCGAGCGCTTGGTCCAGGGGGGCTCGCAGTACGGCAACTATACGGTGCTGCACTTTTACGCCGCTCACGTCTTCGTGCTGCCGGCGCTGCTCATGGGCCTCATGGGCCTGCACGTATACTTGGCCCGCCGGCACCGGCCCACGCCGGCCTTCTGGATGGACCCGCACACCATCGTCGCGCGCACCGAGCCCTACTTTCCAGGTCAAGCGCTTCGTGACCTTTTGCTCTTCGCTGCGGCCTTGGCGGTGGTGATCGGCTTCGTCGTCGTCAAGGGAGGGGCCGCGCTGGAACCGCCCGCCGATGCGGCCAGTAATTACATGGCCAGGCCCGAGTGGTACGCCCTACCGCTCTATCAGCTGCGCATGTACTTCGAGGGTCCCCTCGAGATCGTGGCCACGATGGTGATCCCGGGAATCGTGGGCGCCCTGGTGTTCGGTCTGCCCTTCCTCGATCGTTCGCCGCACCTGTCGCCTGCCAAGCGCCCCGTGGTCATGGGCGCCGTGATGTTCGGGCTCTTCGCCACGTCGGTTCTGACCACCCTGTCGCTTCGCAAAGACGCTGCGGACGAGAGCTTCCAGCGTCACCGCGCCGAGGTGGAAGCCGAAGGGCTGCGCGCCCGGCGCCTGGCCGCGCGCGGGGTGTTGCCCTCGGGAGGCATCGACGTGTTCAAAAACGATCCTCAGTACGCCGTTTTGACCTTGTACAAAGAAAAGTGCGGCAGTTGCCACGGCCTTACGGGCCAGGGGGGGGACGAAGGGCCGGACTTTGCCGACTACAACTCGCGCGCCTGGATCAACGCGTTCCTGAAGGATCCGCAGGGCCCCCTGTTCATGGGACCGGCCAAAAAAGGTGACAAGGGCATGAAGCCGGTCGAGGGCACAGAAGAGGAGCTGGCCCTCCTCACTGAGCTCGTCTACGCCGAGACGGGCGCGCCCGACGTCAAAGCCGATGTGGTGGCCAAGGCCAAGGAGGCCGAGCTCTTCAGCGAAAAAGACTGCGATTCCTGCCACTACATCGAAGAAGACGACAAGGAGCTTGGCAACAGTGGACCCAACCTGTTCCAGCGCGGCACGGTGGAGTACGTCGCGCGCCTCATCGAGGCCCCCGATCACGAACTCATGTACGGCGAAAAGAGCGACATGCCGGGTTTTGCGGGCAAACTGTCTGGGGAGCAGATCCGTGACCTGGCCGCGTTCATCGTGGGCCTGAGGAAGACCTCGGGCGTGCCGGCCGCAGCCCCCTGA
- a CDS encoding bifunctional alpha,alpha-trehalose-phosphate synthase (UDP-forming)/trehalose-phosphatase, which translates to MSRVLIVSNRLPISVSKREEGIEVSRSTGGLATGLSGVHEASGGRWIGWPGVADDALSDADRQQLGPRFEELRVVPVPLAEAEIHRYYEDFCNGILWPLFHYLMGKLPLEFDGFDLYETVNQRFADAIVANHQPGDVVWVHDYHLMLVPQMVRERLPDATIGYFLHIPFPSSEVFRTLPFRERLLEGLLGADLVGFHTAAYARHFTSSALRVLGATSDVTSLQWGHRQVHTGVFPMGIDVEGYRNASAKPEVNARAEELRARDGNKLVFGLDRLDYTKGIPRRLLAFERLLQRHPELHGKVQLVQCGTASRTNVEAYQEFRSQVEGLVGRILGTYATPDWVPVNYILRGLPFEENLALYKAADVMLVTPIRDGMNLVAKEFVAARDDEDGVLVLSEFAGASSDLPEALSINPYDVEGTAEVLYRALTMPKDDRHTRMVGLRKRVLGASVQAWADRFVSTLRNQAHLHPATKPTRSDELARLLARVRDASSLVLFLDYDGSLVPFAPTPDLAKPDEELLSLLRGLAARPNTFVNVVSGRDRTTLARWLGPLPLALHAEHGSWSRPVGGEGRENLITGVLDWREPALEILRDFAAHTPGSLVEEKVVGVAWHYRMAEPDFGARQANELRLHLLERFANAPVEILSGERVVELRPHGVNKGRVVGPLAEAHPGALLVAIGDDRTDEDMFAALPPGHVALHVGPGASRAEFRVAGVKDVRAFLKGVLAPEGSR; encoded by the coding sequence ATGTCTCGCGTGCTCATCGTCTCGAACCGGTTGCCCATCTCCGTCTCGAAGCGCGAAGAGGGAATCGAGGTGAGCCGGAGCACGGGCGGTTTGGCCACGGGCCTTTCGGGCGTGCATGAAGCTTCGGGAGGGCGCTGGATCGGCTGGCCGGGCGTGGCCGACGACGCCTTGAGCGACGCTGACCGTCAGCAGCTTGGCCCCCGCTTCGAAGAGCTGCGGGTCGTGCCCGTGCCCCTCGCCGAGGCCGAGATTCACCGCTACTACGAGGACTTCTGCAACGGCATCCTCTGGCCTCTGTTCCACTACCTCATGGGCAAGTTGCCCCTCGAGTTCGATGGCTTCGACCTTTACGAGACCGTGAACCAGCGATTCGCCGACGCCATCGTGGCTAACCACCAGCCCGGTGACGTCGTCTGGGTCCACGACTATCACCTCATGCTCGTGCCGCAGATGGTGAGGGAGCGCTTGCCCGACGCCACGATCGGCTACTTTCTGCACATCCCCTTTCCCTCGTCCGAAGTGTTTCGGACTTTGCCGTTCCGTGAGCGCTTGCTCGAGGGCCTGCTTGGCGCGGATCTCGTGGGCTTTCACACCGCCGCGTACGCCCGCCACTTCACCTCGTCCGCGCTGCGGGTCCTGGGCGCCACGTCGGACGTGACCTCGTTGCAATGGGGCCACCGCCAGGTGCACACGGGTGTGTTTCCGATGGGCATCGACGTCGAAGGCTACCGCAATGCCTCGGCCAAACCCGAGGTGAACGCGCGCGCCGAAGAGCTGCGGGCACGCGACGGCAACAAGCTCGTCTTTGGACTCGATCGGCTCGACTACACCAAGGGCATCCCCCGGCGGCTGCTGGCGTTCGAGCGGTTGCTTCAAAGACATCCCGAACTGCATGGCAAAGTCCAGCTGGTGCAATGCGGGACCGCCTCGCGGACGAACGTCGAAGCGTACCAAGAGTTTCGCTCTCAAGTGGAAGGCCTCGTGGGACGCATCCTGGGCACCTATGCCACGCCCGACTGGGTGCCCGTGAACTACATTCTGCGTGGATTGCCCTTCGAGGAAAACCTTGCGCTCTACAAGGCCGCGGACGTCATGTTGGTGACGCCCATCCGCGACGGTATGAATCTGGTGGCCAAGGAGTTCGTGGCCGCGCGTGACGACGAAGACGGCGTGCTCGTGCTGAGTGAGTTCGCAGGGGCCTCGAGCGATCTGCCCGAGGCGCTCTCGATCAATCCCTACGACGTCGAAGGCACGGCCGAGGTGCTGTACCGCGCCCTGACGATGCCCAAGGACGATCGCCACACCCGCATGGTGGGCTTGCGCAAGCGCGTGCTTGGGGCCTCCGTACAGGCCTGGGCCGACCGCTTCGTTTCGACCCTGCGCAACCAGGCTCATCTGCATCCCGCCACCAAGCCCACGCGCTCCGACGAGCTCGCCCGTCTGCTCGCCCGCGTGCGGGACGCGTCGTCGCTGGTGTTGTTCCTCGACTACGACGGCTCCCTCGTGCCGTTTGCGCCCACCCCCGACCTGGCCAAACCCGACGAGGAGCTCTTGTCCCTGCTGCGGGGCCTGGCCGCGCGGCCCAACACCTTCGTCAACGTGGTGAGTGGCCGCGACCGCACCACCCTGGCGCGCTGGCTGGGGCCCTTGCCGCTTGCGCTTCACGCCGAGCACGGCAGCTGGTCGCGACCGGTAGGCGGCGAGGGCCGGGAGAACCTGATCACGGGGGTGCTCGATTGGCGGGAGCCCGCTCTCGAGATCCTGCGCGACTTCGCCGCACACACCCCCGGGTCGTTGGTCGAGGAGAAGGTCGTCGGTGTGGCCTGGCACTACCGCATGGCCGAGCCCGACTTCGGGGCGCGTCAGGCCAACGAGCTGCGGCTCCATCTGCTCGAGCGCTTCGCCAACGCGCCCGTCGAGATCCTTTCGGGAGAAAGAGTCGTGGAGCTCCGGCCGCACGGCGTGAACAAAGGGCGTGTGGTCGGCCCCCTGGCCGAAGCGCATCCGGGCGCGTTGCTGGTGGCGATCGGTGACGATCGTACGGATGAGGATATGTTCGCGGCCCTGCCGCCCGGGCACGTGGCCCTGCACGTGGGACCCGGGGCCAGCCGGGCCGAGTTTCGGGTGGCGGGCGTCAAGGACGTGCGCGCGTTTCTCAAGGGTGTGCTTGCGCCCGAAGGGAGTCGCTGA
- a CDS encoding sigma-70 family RNA polymerase sigma factor translates to MADRKSPSPKASVPQRKGVRSPAAQPRGPGRTPKNSTTGALVRVKPNRARDQNDEDEARDELEAPVAPEVLVGDVVSDEDDETLALSDEDDEDSATGEGTFDDPLSEFELVVPGERPAPLAPIRDPLQRFLSEARSYRRLTDAEERELVAAARGQGDIGAARRLVVHNLRLVVTIAYQYRRAWTNILDLFQEGSVGLMEAVSRWDPELGTRFGTYAAYWIRAYILKFLMTNARLIHVGNTRAGRKLFFRLEKERAKLRAAGFEPTPKLLAANLNVDEKDVLEVSQHLASREVSLEPRPDDEGVSLSERISSPDQASPEQQTSRNLLAEGVRRAMESFAAALDDEREQAVWSEHLAAPDDPVPLSELGARYGVSKQRMGQIADRLKKRFRDTLVAQLGPEIQMSWQPGQDE, encoded by the coding sequence ATGGCCGACCGCAAGAGCCCCTCGCCCAAAGCCAGCGTGCCCCAGAGGAAGGGTGTGCGTTCTCCGGCCGCACAACCCCGGGGCCCGGGCCGTACCCCAAAGAACAGCACGACGGGCGCACTCGTGCGGGTCAAACCCAATCGAGCGCGAGACCAGAACGACGAGGACGAAGCGCGCGACGAGCTCGAGGCGCCCGTGGCCCCCGAGGTCCTGGTGGGCGACGTCGTGAGCGACGAGGACGATGAGACGCTGGCGTTGTCCGACGAAGACGACGAGGACAGCGCAACGGGCGAGGGAACCTTCGACGATCCGCTCTCCGAGTTCGAGTTGGTCGTGCCCGGCGAGCGTCCGGCGCCGCTCGCGCCCATTCGCGACCCGTTGCAACGTTTTCTCAGCGAAGCGCGCAGCTACCGACGCCTCACCGATGCGGAAGAGCGCGAGCTGGTGGCCGCGGCCCGTGGACAAGGCGACATCGGCGCCGCGCGCCGCCTCGTGGTCCACAACCTTCGCTTGGTGGTCACGATTGCGTATCAGTACCGCCGTGCGTGGACCAACATCCTGGACCTGTTCCAGGAAGGCAGCGTGGGCCTGATGGAGGCCGTCAGCCGCTGGGATCCCGAGCTCGGCACGCGCTTTGGTACCTACGCGGCCTACTGGATCCGCGCGTACATTCTGAAGTTCTTGATGACCAACGCCCGGCTCATCCACGTGGGCAACACGCGGGCGGGACGCAAGCTGTTCTTTCGCCTCGAAAAAGAGCGGGCCAAGCTCCGTGCGGCGGGCTTCGAGCCCACTCCGAAGCTGCTCGCAGCCAACCTGAACGTCGATGAAAAGGACGTGCTCGAGGTCTCTCAACACCTGGCGTCGCGCGAGGTTTCGCTCGAACCACGCCCCGACGACGAGGGGGTCTCGCTCTCCGAGCGCATCTCCTCGCCCGATCAAGCGTCGCCCGAGCAACAAACCTCACGCAACCTGCTGGCCGAGGGGGTGCGCCGCGCGATGGAGAGCTTCGCCGCCGCGCTCGACGACGAGCGGGAGCAGGCCGTGTGGTCCGAGCACCTCGCGGCCCCCGATGATCCCGTGCCGCTGTCCGAGCTGGGCGCGCGTTACGGCGTGTCGAAGCAGCGCATGGGGCAGATCGCGGATCGGCTGAAAAAGCGCTTTCGGGACACCCTGGTCGCGCAGCTCGGGCCGGAGATCCAGATGAGCTGGCAGCCTGGGCAAGACGAGTAG
- a CDS encoding TrkH family potassium uptake protein — protein sequence MRAGVLLRITSRLLGFAGFSLLVPLVVSWFYGDEVWWAFALPLVAAALGAVGISRLSAARRAPAESLRRREGFVAVTLGWVLLVLLTAVAFALTGAFETFAGAFFESMSGYTTTGATVARDIEALPVSVLFQRAFSHWIGGIGIVVLSVAILPELQVGGMQLFAAESSGIDSDKLAPRIAATARRLWGLYVLVTGTEAVLLWLAGMGPFDAVTHAMSTIATGGFSTRNDSIAAFDSVWIELIVMVFMFLSGLSFTLQYRAFIRGQVRVMLRAPEVRLYALIMLVGILLVTVNLHLQGRFESFGGSLRHGAFQTVSVMTTTGFGTRDFDLWPDFSRALLVILMLVGGCAGSTAGGSKVVRLYVVMKHAGVQLQKLIRPRLVRPLHIGDRDVPRETTEGILGFYLLYIVAITAGGLIMTALGLDLVSGFTASISAMNSVGPGLGTVGAVEPFADVPDLGLYLLSFGMLLGRLEIYTVLVLVVPHFWRRG from the coding sequence ATGCGCGCCGGCGTCCTCCTGAGAATCACCAGCCGCTTGCTCGGCTTCGCCGGCTTTTCTTTGCTGGTGCCTTTGGTCGTGTCGTGGTTCTACGGCGACGAGGTGTGGTGGGCGTTTGCTCTGCCGCTCGTGGCCGCGGCCCTGGGGGCGGTGGGGATCTCCCGCCTCTCGGCAGCGCGAAGGGCCCCCGCTGAATCGCTGCGGCGCCGCGAGGGCTTCGTGGCCGTGACGTTGGGCTGGGTGCTGCTGGTCCTGCTCACCGCCGTGGCGTTCGCGCTGACGGGGGCGTTCGAGACCTTTGCCGGGGCGTTCTTCGAGTCGATGTCCGGATACACCACAACGGGGGCCACGGTGGCACGCGACATCGAGGCGCTGCCCGTGTCCGTGTTGTTCCAGCGCGCCTTTTCTCACTGGATCGGCGGCATTGGCATCGTCGTGTTGTCGGTGGCCATCCTGCCGGAACTTCAGGTGGGCGGCATGCAGCTCTTCGCCGCGGAGTCGAGTGGCATCGACTCGGACAAGCTTGCCCCCCGCATCGCGGCGACGGCGCGGCGCCTGTGGGGGCTCTATGTGCTGGTGACGGGCACGGAGGCGGTTTTGCTCTGGCTAGCGGGTATGGGGCCCTTCGATGCGGTGACGCATGCCATGTCCACCATCGCCACGGGAGGCTTTTCGACCCGCAACGATTCCATTGCCGCGTTCGACAGCGTGTGGATCGAGCTCATCGTGATGGTCTTCATGTTTCTTTCAGGCCTGAGCTTCACGCTTCAGTACCGCGCGTTCATCCGGGGCCAGGTGCGCGTGATGCTCCGGGCGCCGGAGGTGCGCCTCTACGCCCTCATCATGTTGGTCGGCATCCTGCTCGTGACGGTGAACCTGCACTTGCAGGGGCGCTTCGAGAGCTTTGGGGGCTCTTTGCGCCACGGGGCCTTTCAGACCGTTTCGGTCATGACCACCACGGGCTTTGGAACGCGAGACTTCGATCTGTGGCCGGATTTTTCTCGGGCTTTGCTGGTGATCTTGATGCTGGTGGGGGGCTGCGCAGGCTCGACGGCCGGCGGCTCGAAGGTGGTGAGGCTCTACGTCGTCATGAAGCACGCCGGCGTGCAGCTGCAGAAGCTCATCCGCCCCCGCTTGGTACGCCCGCTGCACATCGGGGATCGCGACGTGCCTCGCGAGACCACCGAGGGCATTTTGGGCTTTTACCTGCTTTACATCGTGGCGATCACCGCGGGAGGGCTCATCATGACCGCGCTTGGCCTCGACCTGGTCAGCGGGTTTACGGCGTCAATCTCGGCGATGAACTCCGTGGGCCCAGGGCTAGGTACCGTGGGGGCGGTAGAGCCGTTTGCCGACGTGCCGGATCTCGGGCTTTACCTCTTGAGCTTCGGCATGCTGCTCGGTCGGCTGGAGATCTACACCGTACTGGTGTTGGTCGTTCCCCACTTTTGGCGGCGGGGGTAG
- a CDS encoding ubiquinol-cytochrome c reductase iron-sulfur subunit — MLYDAAAKADERRGFLRTVTGWLGGLLGAVVTLPGLAFLAHPLRKDTVDGGKEPLDVGASASQVKPGQPVMVDVRGELRDAWMRTPDVKLGACWLVREKDGDPVKAFSTVCPHLGCGIDWEADKQQFICPCHDTFFDLQGKVVTGPSPRGMDELDVKLEDGGRLKVAYRRFRLGTSNKEEV, encoded by the coding sequence ATGTTGTACGACGCGGCGGCCAAAGCCGACGAACGCCGTGGTTTTCTTCGCACCGTGACCGGCTGGCTAGGCGGATTGCTTGGCGCTGTGGTCACGTTGCCGGGGTTGGCCTTTTTGGCCCACCCCTTGAGGAAAGACACGGTCGACGGCGGAAAAGAACCTCTGGATGTGGGCGCTTCGGCGTCCCAGGTAAAGCCCGGGCAGCCGGTGATGGTGGATGTGCGCGGGGAGCTGCGCGACGCCTGGATGCGGACACCCGACGTGAAGTTGGGTGCGTGCTGGCTGGTGCGTGAGAAAGACGGGGACCCCGTGAAGGCCTTCTCGACGGTCTGTCCTCACCTGGGCTGCGGCATCGATTGGGAAGCCGACAAGCAGCAGTTCATCTGCCCCTGCCACGACACGTTCTTCGATCTGCAAGGCAAGGTCGTGACGGGTCCATCCCCGCGGGGCATGGATGAACTCGACGTCAAGCTCGAGGATGGCGGGCGGCTGAAGGTGGCTTACCGGCGGTTTCGCCTGGGCACGTCGAACAAGGAAGAAGTGTGA